In Saccharomonospora marina XMU15, one genomic interval encodes:
- the mftD gene encoding pre-mycofactocin synthase MftD (MftD, an enzyme found in the mycofactocin biosynthesis locus, performs an oxidative deamination of 3-amino-5-[(p-hydroxyphenyl)methyl]-4,4-dimethyl-2-pyrrolidinone (AHDP). The resulting compound, now called pre-mycofactocin (PMFT), is a biologically active redox cofactor that can oxidize the non-exchangeable NADH of TIGR03971 family SDR-type oxidoreductases.) has product MASTKDWFETVAEAQRRARKRLPKSVYYALLAGSERGVSLDDNVAAFSELGLRPHIADLPASRELATTVLGQDISLPVMVAPVGVQAVNPEGEVAAARATAAAGTAMGLSSFASKSVEEVAAANPQTLFQTYWVGSRDELLSRAQRAKEAGAKALILTLDWVFGTRRDWGSPPIPEKLNLGAAMKFGPEVLLRPRWLLDYVRSGKLPDLTTPNLAQAAGEPSPTFFEAYGRWMQTPPPTWEDLRWLREQWDGPFVIKGIIHPDDARRAVDIGATAISVSNHGGNNLDGTIASIRALPPVVEAVGDQVEILLDGGIRRGSDVVKALALGAKAVFIGRAYLWGVAANGEAGVKNVLDIIRSGIDETLLGLRRSSVHKLRADDVLVPPDFSRVINGKAGFPLRDPNSPSRGR; this is encoded by the coding sequence AGTCGGTGTACTACGCGCTGCTGGCGGGCTCGGAACGCGGGGTGTCACTGGACGACAACGTGGCGGCCTTCAGCGAGCTGGGGCTTCGGCCGCACATCGCGGACCTGCCCGCTTCGAGGGAACTGGCCACCACCGTGCTCGGCCAGGACATCTCGCTGCCCGTCATGGTCGCACCCGTCGGCGTGCAGGCGGTGAACCCGGAGGGCGAGGTCGCGGCCGCCCGCGCCACCGCGGCAGCCGGAACCGCCATGGGGCTCAGCTCGTTCGCCAGCAAGTCGGTGGAGGAGGTCGCGGCCGCCAACCCGCAGACGCTGTTCCAGACCTACTGGGTGGGCAGCAGGGACGAGTTGCTCTCCAGGGCACAGCGCGCGAAAGAAGCGGGCGCCAAGGCGCTCATCCTCACGCTGGACTGGGTGTTCGGCACCCGGCGCGACTGGGGAAGCCCACCGATTCCCGAGAAGCTGAACCTCGGCGCGGCGATGAAATTCGGTCCCGAGGTGCTACTGCGACCGAGGTGGCTGCTCGACTACGTGCGCAGCGGCAAGCTGCCCGACCTCACCACCCCCAACCTGGCCCAAGCCGCGGGCGAACCCAGCCCGACGTTCTTCGAGGCGTACGGCAGATGGATGCAAACACCCCCACCAACCTGGGAGGACCTGCGCTGGCTGCGTGAGCAGTGGGACGGGCCGTTCGTCATCAAAGGCATCATCCATCCCGACGACGCAAGGCGGGCCGTCGACATCGGCGCGACCGCGATCTCGGTGTCCAACCACGGCGGGAACAACCTCGACGGCACGATCGCCTCCATTCGCGCGCTGCCCCCGGTCGTGGAGGCCGTCGGCGACCAGGTGGAGATCCTGCTCGACGGTGGCATCCGCAGGGGAAGCGATGTGGTCAAGGCGCTCGCGCTCGGGGCGAAAGCGGTGTTCATCGGCCGCGCCTACCTGTGGGGTGTCGCCGCCAACGGCGAGGCAGGAGTCAAGAACGTCCTGGACATCATCCGCAGCGGGATCGACGAAACGCTGCTGGGCTTGCGCCGAAGCTCCGTCCACAAGCTTCGCGCGGACGACGTGCTGGTGCCGCCGGACTTCTCCCGGGTCATCAACGGCAAGGCGGGGTTCCCACTTCGCGATCCGAACTCGCCCTCACGCGGCCGCTGA
- a CDS encoding alpha/beta hydrolase, which produces MTGLSLEHRYIEGDPASPVLLLLHGTGGTPEDILALGKELLPSAPMLAPAGPVSEHGAARWFRRLSEGVFDTDDVVARAEQLADFVAAARLRYGLAERRLVAAGFSNGANIAAAVALLRPAALAELVLFAAMSPLPDPPRHDLSGTRVLLLNGRHDPMAPRESAERLVATFRERSAEVSEHWHSGGHQITVDGLAAAKSWLGGTPGR; this is translated from the coding sequence ATGACCGGCCTGTCGCTGGAGCACCGTTACATCGAGGGCGATCCGGCCTCCCCGGTGCTGTTGCTGCTGCACGGAACCGGGGGCACCCCGGAGGACATCCTCGCGCTCGGCAAGGAACTCCTGCCGTCGGCGCCGATGCTCGCGCCTGCAGGGCCGGTGTCGGAACACGGCGCGGCACGCTGGTTCAGACGACTTTCCGAGGGCGTGTTCGACACCGATGACGTCGTTGCCCGCGCGGAGCAACTCGCCGACTTCGTCGCCGCCGCCAGGCTGCGGTACGGCCTCGCCGAACGTAGGCTGGTCGCCGCAGGCTTCTCCAACGGGGCGAACATCGCCGCCGCCGTGGCGCTGCTACGTCCGGCGGCGCTCGCCGAACTGGTGTTGTTCGCCGCCATGTCACCGCTTCCCGACCCGCCTCGGCACGACCTCAGTGGCACGCGAGTGCTACTGCTCAACGGCAGGCACGATCCAATGGCGCCGAGGGAGTCCGCCGAAAGGCTCGTCGCGACCTTCCGGGAACGCTCGGCCGAGGTCAGCGAGCACTGGCACTCCGGCGGCCACCAGATCACGGTCGACGGGCTGGCCGCCGCGAAGTCGTGGCTGGGCGGCACGCCCGGCCGGTGA
- a CDS encoding Abi-alpha family protein: protein MRSFERKAIEQLRNRLDPAAAYPATVAISTPKALLTDSTSSAGTRATHPLRAGMAELLRRSTASDVDAATEQLYALILRQLAPDEARVVSLLATGSAYPVIDVVERTGIGAARVVLCNASTVGKAAGVSLPDHVPAYVTRIVALGLALLGPEDATLSTEYEILLTDDTVRDAQRGLSRPRFVRRSVRVSSLGVRFWAACDPGDGWRYLTENPASTGNITPVT, encoded by the coding sequence ATGCGGTCCTTCGAACGCAAGGCGATCGAACAGCTACGCAACCGGCTGGACCCTGCCGCTGCCTATCCGGCCACCGTCGCGATTTCGACGCCCAAGGCGTTGCTCACCGATTCGACCTCCTCCGCGGGCACCCGGGCTACCCATCCGCTGCGCGCGGGCATGGCCGAACTGCTGCGTCGATCCACCGCTTCGGACGTCGACGCGGCGACGGAGCAGCTCTACGCACTCATCCTCCGGCAGCTGGCTCCCGACGAGGCACGCGTCGTTTCGCTGCTGGCCACCGGCTCGGCGTACCCGGTGATCGACGTCGTCGAGCGGACCGGAATCGGTGCGGCGAGGGTGGTGCTGTGCAACGCCTCCACGGTCGGCAAGGCCGCGGGGGTGTCGCTGCCGGATCATGTACCCGCCTACGTCACCAGGATCGTCGCGCTCGGTCTCGCGTTGCTCGGGCCCGAGGACGCCACGCTGAGCACCGAATACGAGATCCTGTTGACCGACGACACCGTGCGCGACGCGCAACGCGGACTTTCCCGGCCCCGGTTCGTCCGGCGCAGCGTGCGGGTCTCTTCGCTGGGCGTACGGTTCTGGGCCGCTTGCGATCCCGGCGACGGCTGGCGCTACTTGACCGAGAACCCAGCGTCGACGGGCAACATCACGCCGGTGACGTAG
- a CDS encoding mycofactocin-coupled SDR family oxidoreductase produces the protein MGSLEGKVAFITGAARGQGYSHAVRLAEEGADIIAVDICAQIDTVPYPMATPEDLAGTVRAVEGLGRRIVAREGDVREPKSMEDVVNQGVSELGRLDIVLANAGIAPLTPQESDPIAAFNDVIATNLAGVRHTVHAAVPTLLEQDEGGCIVLTSSTQGLSGRGGNGTGAMDGYVAAKHALVGLMRSWANWLGPRGIRVNTVHPTGVNTPMVNNDAIQQFLEQYPDTGAALANLLPVEMVEPSDISNAIAWLVSDQARYVTGVMLPVDAGFSVK, from the coding sequence ATGGGATCGCTGGAAGGCAAGGTCGCGTTCATCACCGGAGCGGCACGAGGACAGGGATACAGCCACGCCGTCAGGCTCGCGGAGGAGGGCGCGGACATCATCGCGGTGGACATCTGTGCCCAGATCGACACCGTGCCGTACCCGATGGCGACCCCGGAAGACCTCGCCGGAACGGTGCGTGCCGTGGAAGGCCTCGGCAGGCGAATCGTCGCCAGGGAAGGCGACGTGCGCGAGCCCAAGTCGATGGAAGATGTCGTCAACCAGGGCGTCTCCGAACTCGGCAGGCTGGACATCGTGCTCGCCAACGCCGGGATCGCTCCACTCACACCCCAGGAGAGCGACCCCATCGCCGCGTTCAACGACGTGATCGCGACCAACCTCGCCGGTGTGCGGCACACGGTGCACGCCGCCGTGCCGACACTGCTCGAACAGGACGAGGGTGGCTGCATCGTGCTGACCAGCTCCACCCAGGGTCTCTCCGGTCGCGGTGGCAACGGAACCGGCGCGATGGACGGCTACGTGGCAGCCAAGCACGCCCTGGTCGGGTTGATGCGATCCTGGGCGAACTGGCTCGGCCCTCGCGGTATCCGCGTCAACACCGTGCACCCCACCGGCGTCAACACCCCGATGGTCAACAACGACGCGATTCAGCAGTTCCTGGAGCAGTACCCGGATACCGGCGCGGCGCTGGCGAACCTGCTTCCGGTCGAGATGGTGGAGCCAAGCGACATCTCCAACGCCATCGCGTGGCTGGTGTCGGACCAGGCCCGCTACGTCACCGGCGTGATGTTGCCCGTCGACGCTGGGTTCTCGGTCAAGTAG